One Burkholderia vietnamiensis LMG 10929 genomic window carries:
- the ggt gene encoding gamma-glutamyltransferase, which yields MTTLNRFKSSAVVLVTAAGLGFVPAAPAWAKAPQPALLTSSAVAVADKYSADAAEQIFKEGGNAIDAAVAIAFTLAVTYPEAGNIGGGGFMTIYKDGKPYFIDYRERAPLAATKDMYLDKSGNVVEGMSLYGPRAAGVPGTVAGMWEAQKRFGKLKWKQVLAPAIHYARDGFVVDEQLAQRGVDASKEFGGKTNFDKYFSTMKAGENFKQPDLADVLARIANDGANGFYKGKTAELIAASMKTGDGNGLITTEDLARYRAVWRQPVQAKWNGYDVITAPPPSSGGIGLVQLLKMKADLKQDFAGVKLNSPQYIHLVAEIEKRVFADRAQYLGDPDFYKVPIARLIDDAYLAKRAAEVNPSRISDTKSVQPGLGTSMPEKAETTHFSVVDKWGNAVSNTYTINGYFGSGVIADGTGIVLNDEMDDFSAKPGVANMFGVVGSDANAIEPNKRPLSSMSPTIMTKNGKVSLVIGTPGGSRIFTSIFQVINNIYDFRMPLKDAVAAMRFHHQLLPPNTIYWEPYRPIEGELAAQLEARGYTLKGQDFSGDIQVIKIDGRTPEAMADPRGRGVTRIIR from the coding sequence ATGACTACGCTGAACCGGTTCAAATCATCCGCCGTGGTGCTGGTAACGGCAGCGGGCCTCGGCTTCGTGCCGGCCGCGCCGGCCTGGGCGAAGGCGCCCCAGCCGGCGCTGCTGACGAGCTCGGCGGTGGCGGTGGCCGACAAGTACAGCGCGGACGCTGCGGAGCAGATCTTCAAGGAAGGCGGCAATGCGATCGACGCGGCCGTGGCGATCGCCTTCACGCTCGCCGTCACGTATCCCGAGGCCGGCAACATCGGCGGCGGCGGCTTCATGACGATCTACAAGGACGGCAAGCCGTACTTCATCGACTACCGCGAGCGCGCGCCGCTCGCCGCCACCAAGGACATGTACCTCGACAAGAGCGGCAACGTCGTCGAGGGCATGAGCCTCTACGGCCCGCGCGCGGCCGGCGTGCCGGGCACCGTGGCCGGCATGTGGGAAGCGCAGAAGCGCTTCGGCAAGCTCAAATGGAAGCAGGTGCTCGCGCCGGCGATCCACTATGCGCGCGACGGCTTCGTCGTCGACGAGCAGCTCGCGCAGCGCGGCGTCGACGCATCGAAGGAGTTCGGCGGCAAGACCAACTTCGACAAGTACTTCTCGACGATGAAGGCCGGCGAGAACTTCAAGCAGCCCGATCTCGCCGACGTGCTCGCACGCATCGCGAACGACGGCGCGAACGGCTTCTACAAGGGCAAGACGGCCGAGCTGATCGCCGCGTCGATGAAGACGGGCGACGGCAACGGGCTCATCACGACCGAGGATCTCGCGCGATACCGCGCGGTGTGGCGCCAGCCGGTGCAGGCGAAATGGAACGGCTACGACGTGATCACCGCGCCGCCGCCGAGCTCGGGCGGCATCGGCCTCGTGCAGCTGCTGAAGATGAAGGCCGACCTGAAGCAGGACTTCGCCGGCGTGAAGCTCAACTCGCCGCAGTACATCCACCTCGTCGCCGAAATCGAGAAGCGCGTGTTCGCCGATCGCGCGCAGTATCTCGGCGATCCCGACTTCTACAAGGTGCCCATCGCGCGGTTGATCGACGACGCGTATCTCGCGAAGCGCGCGGCCGAGGTGAACCCGTCGCGGATCAGCGATACGAAGAGCGTCCAGCCGGGCCTCGGCACGTCGATGCCGGAGAAGGCCGAGACGACCCACTTCTCGGTCGTCGACAAGTGGGGCAACGCGGTGTCGAACACGTACACGATCAACGGCTATTTCGGTTCGGGCGTGATCGCCGACGGCACCGGCATCGTGCTGAACGACGAGATGGACGACTTCTCCGCGAAGCCCGGCGTCGCGAACATGTTCGGCGTGGTCGGCAGCGACGCGAATGCGATCGAGCCGAACAAGCGCCCGCTGTCGTCGATGTCGCCGACGATCATGACGAAGAACGGCAAGGTGTCGCTCGTGATCGGCACGCCGGGCGGCTCGCGGATCTTCACGTCGATCTTCCAGGTGATCAACAACATCTACGACTTCAGGATGCCGCTGAAGGACGCGGTGGCCGCGATGCGCTTTCATCATCAGCTGCTGCCGCCGAATACGATCTACTGGGAGCCGTATCGCCCGATCGAAGGCGAACTGGCGGCACAGCTCGAAGCGCGCGGCTATACGCTGAAGGGGCAGGATTTCAGCGGCGACATCCAGGTGATCAAGATCGACGGCAGGACGCCCGAAGCGATGGCCGACCCGCGCGGGCGCGGCGTCACGCGCATCATCCGCTGA
- a CDS encoding metal-dependent hydrolase: protein MASHNAHHASGFAAGVAAAVLVVQTGASGPWHAGLFAAFAAGVVGGTAPDWLEVAWWTRKRRLWITHRTITHWGIAWVALLALGWHGLTHRPHPLWAAPLFGFACGGVMHLLADWPNPLGVPWIWRRHSLNLWKSGHCDLLVVAAAWGGTLWLTQSLWTRTPLLEHWLGWLQRV from the coding sequence ATGGCATCACACAATGCGCATCATGCGTCGGGATTCGCAGCCGGCGTCGCCGCCGCCGTTCTCGTCGTGCAAACCGGCGCCAGCGGCCCTTGGCATGCGGGCCTGTTCGCCGCATTCGCGGCCGGCGTCGTCGGCGGCACCGCGCCCGACTGGCTCGAAGTCGCGTGGTGGACGCGCAAGCGCCGCCTGTGGATCACGCACCGCACCATCACGCACTGGGGCATCGCCTGGGTTGCGCTGCTTGCGCTCGGCTGGCACGGCCTCACCCATCGTCCGCATCCGCTGTGGGCCGCGCCGCTGTTCGGCTTCGCGTGCGGCGGCGTGATGCATCTGCTCGCCGACTGGCCCAATCCGCTCGGCGTGCCGTGGATCTGGCGGCGTCACTCGCTGAATCTCTGGAAGAGCGGCCACTGCGATCTGCTCGTCGTCGCAGCCGCATGGGGCGGCACGCTTTGGCTCACGCAGTCGCTGTGGACGCGCACGCCCTTGCTCGAGCACTGGCTCGGCTGGTTGCAGCGCGTGTAG
- a CDS encoding DEAD/DEAH box helicase: MDVTATRPAQALDAFHPAVAAWFRRTFAAPTGAQALAWPHIKAGRSTLVAAPTGSGKTLTAFLCALDDLVRDALAHDGALPDATLVVYVSPLKALSNDIHVNLDAPLAGIAESLARLGLPVPAIRTAVRTGDTTQSERAALRKRAPHILVTTPESLYVLLSSTSGRQMLSSVRSVIVDEIHALASSKRGSHLALSLERLDALTGRALPRIGLSATQKPIEAVARFLVGGPADAPRDCTIVDTGHTRERDLALELPNVPLEPVMATDVWDQVYDRIAALAAAHRTTLVFVNTRRTAERMARHLAERLGKDAIAAHHGSLAKEHRFEAEQRLKRGELKLLVATASLELGIDIGDVDLVCQVGSPRGIAPFLQRVGRSGHHVGGVPKGRLFPLSRDELVECAALLDCVRRGELDTLRIPEAPLDVLAQQIVAEVACTPWQEDALYAAFTRAAPYARLSRERFDDVLKMLAEGFTSRRGVRGAYLHRDVVGGTVRGRRNAMMTATTSGGTIPDMADYAVLLEPQGIQVGTVNEDFAVESLAGDVFQLGNQSYRIIRVETGRVRVEDARGQPPSIPFWLGEAPGRSDELSAAVGRLRARLDGLLAEGDRLVQAGEREPARIDRPRGASAGAGANGAAAKSKSKSKPIEASRSNATDTALAAAESRLAPALRWLVDELRLSPEAARQIVDYLARTRAALGALPTQHTLVMERFFDESGGTQLVIHSPFGSRINRAWGLALRKRFCRSFNFELQAAATDDAIVLSLSLAHSFALDEVWRYLRSASAEHVLVQALLDAPLFGVRWRWNATTSLALPRFTGGRRTAPQLQRMKSDDLLATVFPDQAACLENVVGEREIPHHPLVDQTLDDCLHDAMDTDGWLALLRRIESGEIELIARDLPAPSPLAAEILNAKPYAFLDDAPLEERRTQAVQSRRWSDPESADDLGALDADAIAAVRDEAWPLARDAHEMHDALLTLACVADSEANAHDGWPAWLAALAEHRRATRCVTPDGQVLWVPVERLVCMRALHPDARFSPALKVPAACAQPWEADAALVDVIRARLTGFGPLTVGAIAEPLGLPPASVETALAALEREGYVMRGRFTPGATNDEWCERHLLARIHRYTVKRLRREIEPVERADFMRFLLHWQHLTPDTRGTGRDALAAVVEQLEGYEAAAGAWEDALLPARLTDYTAGGLDELCRSGKLVWTRIGAPARAAGTPVKTTPVVLLPRRHLRAWQALRDPDAQPALSARATQVRDALVAHGAMFFDALLDELHMLPVELEQALGELVSAGLVNADSFAGLRALLKPAVKRSATYAPRTRRGGALIGGMDDAGRWALVQRGAVPDDAPAPAPKRGATATDPDALEHIVWTLLRRYGVVFWRLLEREADWLPSWRELVRVLQRLEARGEIRGGRFVAGIAGEQFALPEAIPVLREVRRQPGDGQYVCVTGVDPLNLAGTLLPGDKVPALAGNRVLFRDGVPIASLVSGTFHYAADLMPAAREDARLRLARRH, encoded by the coding sequence ATGGACGTCACCGCCACCCGCCCCGCCCAAGCGCTCGACGCGTTCCACCCGGCCGTCGCCGCGTGGTTCCGCCGCACGTTCGCCGCGCCGACCGGCGCGCAGGCGCTCGCGTGGCCGCACATCAAGGCGGGCCGCTCGACGCTGGTCGCCGCGCCGACCGGCTCGGGCAAGACGCTCACCGCGTTCCTGTGCGCGCTCGACGATCTCGTGCGCGACGCGCTCGCCCACGATGGCGCGCTGCCCGACGCGACGCTCGTCGTCTACGTGTCGCCGCTGAAGGCGCTGTCGAACGACATCCACGTGAACCTCGACGCGCCGCTCGCCGGCATCGCCGAGTCACTCGCCCGCCTCGGCCTGCCGGTGCCGGCGATCCGCACCGCGGTGCGCACCGGCGACACCACGCAGTCCGAGCGCGCCGCGCTGCGCAAACGCGCGCCGCACATCCTCGTGACGACGCCGGAGTCGCTGTACGTGCTGCTGTCGTCGACGTCCGGGCGGCAGATGCTGTCGAGCGTGCGTTCGGTGATCGTCGACGAGATCCACGCGCTCGCGTCGTCCAAGCGCGGCAGCCATCTCGCGCTGTCGCTCGAGCGCCTCGACGCGCTGACGGGCCGCGCGCTGCCGCGCATCGGGCTGTCGGCCACGCAAAAGCCGATCGAGGCGGTCGCGCGCTTCCTGGTCGGCGGCCCGGCCGACGCGCCGCGCGACTGCACGATCGTCGATACTGGCCACACGCGCGAACGCGACCTCGCGCTCGAACTGCCGAACGTGCCGCTCGAACCGGTGATGGCGACCGACGTGTGGGACCAGGTGTACGACCGCATCGCCGCGCTCGCGGCCGCGCATCGCACGACGCTCGTGTTCGTGAACACGCGGCGCACCGCCGAACGCATGGCGCGCCATCTCGCGGAGCGTCTCGGCAAGGACGCGATCGCCGCGCATCACGGCAGTCTCGCGAAGGAACACCGCTTCGAGGCCGAACAGCGGCTGAAGCGCGGCGAGCTGAAGCTGCTGGTCGCGACCGCGTCGCTCGAACTGGGCATCGACATCGGCGACGTCGATCTCGTCTGCCAGGTCGGCTCGCCGCGCGGCATCGCGCCGTTCCTGCAACGCGTCGGCCGCTCGGGCCACCACGTCGGCGGCGTGCCGAAGGGCCGCCTGTTTCCGCTGTCGCGCGACGAGCTGGTCGAATGCGCGGCGCTGCTCGACTGCGTGCGGCGCGGCGAGCTCGACACGCTGCGCATTCCCGAAGCGCCGCTCGACGTGCTCGCCCAGCAGATCGTCGCCGAGGTCGCCTGCACGCCGTGGCAGGAAGATGCGTTGTACGCGGCCTTCACGCGCGCGGCGCCCTATGCGCGCCTGTCGCGCGAGCGCTTCGACGACGTGCTCAAGATGCTCGCCGAAGGCTTCACGAGCCGGCGCGGCGTGCGCGGCGCGTATCTGCATCGCGACGTGGTCGGCGGCACGGTGCGCGGCCGCCGCAACGCGATGATGACCGCGACGACGTCGGGCGGCACGATCCCCGACATGGCCGACTACGCCGTGCTGCTGGAACCGCAGGGCATCCAGGTCGGCACCGTCAACGAGGATTTCGCGGTCGAGAGCCTGGCCGGCGACGTGTTCCAGCTCGGCAATCAGTCGTACCGGATCATTCGCGTCGAGACGGGCCGCGTGCGCGTCGAGGATGCGCGCGGCCAGCCGCCGAGCATTCCGTTCTGGCTCGGCGAAGCGCCGGGACGCAGCGACGAGCTGTCGGCAGCGGTCGGCCGGCTGCGCGCGCGGCTCGACGGGTTGCTCGCCGAAGGCGACCGGCTCGTGCAGGCCGGCGAGCGCGAGCCCGCGCGGATCGATCGGCCGCGCGGCGCGAGTGCGGGCGCGGGCGCGAACGGCGCAGCGGCCAAGTCGAAATCGAAGTCGAAGCCGATCGAAGCGTCGCGCAGCAATGCGACAGACACCGCCCTCGCCGCCGCGGAAAGCCGTCTCGCGCCGGCGCTGCGCTGGCTCGTCGACGAGCTTCGGCTATCGCCCGAAGCGGCGCGCCAGATCGTCGATTACCTCGCACGCACGCGCGCGGCGCTGGGCGCGCTGCCGACCCAGCACACGCTCGTGATGGAGCGTTTCTTCGACGAGTCGGGCGGCACGCAGCTGGTGATCCATTCGCCGTTCGGCAGCCGCATCAACCGCGCGTGGGGGCTCGCGCTGCGCAAGCGCTTCTGCCGCAGCTTCAACTTCGAACTGCAGGCGGCCGCGACCGACGACGCGATCGTCCTGTCGCTGTCGCTCGCGCACAGCTTCGCGCTCGACGAAGTGTGGCGCTACCTGCGCTCCGCCAGCGCCGAGCATGTGCTGGTGCAGGCCCTCCTCGACGCGCCGCTGTTCGGCGTGCGCTGGCGCTGGAATGCGACGACCTCGCTCGCGCTGCCGCGCTTCACCGGCGGCCGGCGCACCGCGCCGCAACTGCAGCGGATGAAGAGCGACGATCTGCTCGCGACCGTGTTCCCCGATCAGGCCGCCTGCCTCGAGAACGTCGTCGGCGAACGCGAGATCCCGCATCATCCGCTCGTCGACCAGACGCTCGACGATTGCCTGCACGACGCGATGGACACCGACGGTTGGCTCGCGCTGCTGCGCCGGATCGAAAGCGGCGAAATCGAGCTGATCGCGCGCGACCTGCCCGCGCCGTCGCCGCTCGCGGCCGAGATCCTGAACGCGAAGCCGTATGCGTTCCTCGACGATGCGCCGCTCGAGGAGCGCCGCACGCAGGCCGTGCAGTCGCGCCGCTGGAGCGACCCCGAATCCGCCGACGATCTCGGCGCGCTCGACGCCGATGCGATCGCCGCGGTGCGCGACGAAGCGTGGCCGCTCGCACGCGACGCGCATGAAATGCACGATGCGCTGCTCACGCTCGCGTGCGTCGCCGACAGCGAGGCGAACGCGCACGACGGCTGGCCCGCATGGCTCGCGGCGCTCGCCGAACACCGTCGCGCGACGCGCTGCGTCACGCCCGACGGCCAGGTGCTGTGGGTGCCGGTCGAACGTCTGGTGTGCATGCGCGCGCTGCATCCCGACGCACGTTTCAGCCCCGCGCTGAAGGTGCCCGCGGCGTGCGCGCAGCCGTGGGAAGCGGACGCGGCGCTCGTCGACGTGATCCGTGCGCGGCTCACCGGCTTCGGGCCGCTGACGGTCGGCGCGATCGCCGAGCCGCTCGGCCTGCCACCCGCGTCGGTCGAGACGGCGCTCGCCGCGCTGGAGCGCGAGGGCTACGTGATGCGCGGCCGCTTCACGCCCGGCGCGACGAACGACGAATGGTGCGAACGCCACCTGCTCGCCCGGATTCATCGCTATACGGTCAAGCGCTTGCGCCGCGAGATCGAGCCGGTCGAGCGCGCGGATTTCATGCGGTTCCTGTTGCACTGGCAGCACCTGACGCCCGACACGCGCGGCACGGGCCGCGACGCGCTCGCGGCCGTCGTCGAGCAGCTCGAAGGATACGAGGCGGCGGCCGGCGCCTGGGAAGACGCGCTGCTGCCTGCGCGCCTGACCGACTACACGGCCGGCGGCCTCGACGAGCTGTGCCGCTCGGGCAAGCTCGTGTGGACGCGCATCGGCGCACCGGCACGCGCGGCCGGCACGCCGGTGAAGACCACGCCGGTCGTGCTGCTGCCGCGCCGCCACCTGCGCGCATGGCAGGCGCTGCGCGACCCCGACGCGCAACCGGCGTTGTCCGCGCGCGCGACGCAGGTACGCGACGCGCTCGTCGCCCATGGCGCGATGTTCTTCGACGCGCTGCTCGACGAGTTGCACATGCTCCCCGTCGAGCTCGAGCAGGCGCTCGGCGAGCTGGTGTCTGCCGGCCTCGTGAATGCGGACAGCTTCGCCGGGCTGCGCGCGCTGCTGAAGCCGGCGGTCAAGCGCAGCGCGACGTATGCGCCGCGCACGCGGCGCGGCGGCGCATTGATCGGCGGGATGGACGATGCGGGCCGCTGGGCGCTCGTGCAGCGCGGCGCGGTGCCGGACGATGCCCCGGCGCCCGCGCCGAAGCGCGGCGCAACGGCGACCGATCCCGATGCGCTCGAGCACATCGTGTGGACGCTGCTGCGCCGCTATGGCGTGGTGTTCTGGCGGCTGCTCGAGCGCGAGGCCGACTGGCTGCCGAGCTGGCGCGAGCTCGTGCGCGTGCTGCAACGGCTCGAGGCGCGCGGCGAGATTCGCGGCGGCCGCTTCGTCGCCGGCATCGCGGGCGAGCAGTTCGCGCTGCCGGAAGCGATCCCGGTCCTGCGTGAAGTGCGCCGGCAGCCGGGCGACGGGCAGTACGTGTGCGTGACCGGCGTCGACCCGCTGAACCTTGCCGGCACGCTGCTGCCCGGCGACAAGGTGCCGGCGCTCGCCGGCAATCGCGTGCTGTTCCGCGACGGCGTGCCGATCGCGTCGCTCGTCTCGGGCACGTTCCACTACGCGGCCGACCTGATGCCCGCCGCGCGCGAGGATGCGCGGCTGCGGCTCGCGCGCCGCCACTGA
- a CDS encoding APC family permease codes for MPSHADSPAVHHAGSLTIFQGAALYIGAVLGTGVIALPALAAEVAGPASLLAWAALVVLSGPLAATFAALGARYPDAGGVSTYARRAFGPKAAAIVGWCFYFAVPAGAPAAAMFGGAYVAAVIGGGHTTVVVTAAALIAAVSAANAFGVTVSGRMQLVLSALLVTLLLAAVLASAPHARPENLQPFAPHGWLAVGQAAALLVWSFAGWEAITHLAAEFRRPAHDMPRSAGIAVVVVGFLYLSVAAASVTVLGPSAGASGAPLAELIARGIGGHAQVLAAAAALLLTLGTMNAYFAGAAKLGAALGRDGALPAWLAQGSQVGGVPRRSLGVIAALAAAALAATAFSDVGPKPLVLVTSGCFVMVYGLGAAAALKLLPRASAAYRCAWVSLIAVAGLFLTTGWYLFFPLLLAGAALLYLRLARRRA; via the coding sequence ATGCCCTCGCATGCCGATTCGCCTGCCGTCCATCACGCAGGCTCGTTGACGATTTTCCAGGGCGCCGCGCTGTATATCGGCGCGGTGCTCGGCACCGGCGTCATTGCGTTGCCGGCGCTCGCCGCCGAGGTCGCCGGGCCGGCCTCGCTGCTCGCGTGGGCGGCGCTCGTCGTGCTGTCCGGGCCGCTGGCGGCGACCTTCGCCGCACTCGGCGCGCGCTATCCCGACGCGGGCGGCGTGTCCACCTACGCGCGCCGCGCGTTCGGGCCGAAGGCCGCGGCGATCGTCGGCTGGTGTTTCTATTTCGCGGTGCCGGCCGGCGCACCGGCCGCCGCGATGTTCGGCGGCGCATACGTGGCGGCCGTGATCGGCGGCGGGCATACGACCGTCGTGGTCACGGCCGCCGCGCTGATCGCCGCCGTATCGGCCGCGAATGCGTTCGGCGTCACGGTGTCGGGCCGCATGCAGCTCGTGTTGTCGGCGTTGCTCGTCACGCTGTTGCTCGCCGCCGTGCTCGCGTCCGCGCCGCATGCGCGCCCGGAGAACCTGCAGCCGTTCGCGCCGCACGGCTGGCTCGCGGTCGGTCAGGCCGCGGCGCTGCTGGTGTGGAGCTTCGCGGGCTGGGAGGCGATCACGCACCTCGCCGCCGAATTCCGCCGGCCGGCGCACGACATGCCGCGCTCGGCCGGCATCGCCGTCGTGGTGGTCGGGTTCCTGTATCTGTCGGTCGCCGCGGCCAGCGTGACGGTGCTCGGCCCGTCGGCCGGCGCGTCGGGCGCGCCGCTCGCGGAACTGATCGCGCGCGGCATCGGCGGCCATGCGCAGGTGCTGGCCGCGGCCGCGGCGCTGCTGCTCACGCTCGGGACGATGAACGCGTATTTCGCCGGCGCGGCGAAGCTCGGGGCCGCGCTCGGGCGCGACGGCGCACTGCCCGCGTGGCTCGCGCAAGGCAGTCAGGTGGGCGGCGTGCCGCGCCGCAGCCTCGGCGTGATCGCGGCGCTGGCCGCCGCCGCGCTGGCCGCGACCGCGTTCTCCGACGTCGGGCCGAAACCGCTCGTGCTCGTCACGTCGGGCTGCTTCGTGATGGTGTACGGGCTCGGCGCCGCCGCCGCGCTGAAGCTGCTGCCACGTGCGAGCGCCGCGTATCGCTGCGCGTGGGTTTCGCTGATCGCCGTGGCCGGGCTGTTTCTGACGACCGGTTGGTATTTGTTCTTCCCGTTGCTGCTGGCGGGCGCGGCGCTGCTTTATCTGCGGCTCGCGCGACGGCGCGCGTGA
- a CDS encoding IMPACT family protein, translating to MTYSLATTYTRELEIRKSRFIAFAIPVEDRDAAMQALQQLRDAHPAATHVCWALLAGGQSGMSDDGEPSGTAGRPILEVLRHHDLDGVLGAVVRYYGGVKLGAGGLVRAYTDAIASTLLDAERVERIHYTRLAIEIGYPDEARVRRWIEQAGYTLVDSAYGMTVRLVIKLPETAAAAAKTALFDLTQGRSGFPAL from the coding sequence ATGACTTACTCGCTCGCCACCACCTACACCCGGGAACTCGAAATCCGCAAGAGCCGCTTCATCGCATTCGCGATTCCCGTCGAAGACCGCGACGCCGCGATGCAGGCGCTGCAACAGCTGCGCGACGCGCATCCGGCCGCGACCCACGTCTGCTGGGCGCTGCTCGCGGGCGGACAGTCGGGGATGTCGGACGACGGCGAGCCGTCGGGCACCGCAGGCCGGCCGATCCTCGAAGTGCTGCGCCATCACGATCTGGACGGCGTGCTCGGGGCGGTGGTGCGCTACTACGGCGGCGTGAAGCTCGGCGCGGGCGGCCTGGTGCGGGCATACACCGATGCGATCGCATCGACGCTGCTCGATGCCGAGCGCGTCGAACGGATTCACTACACGCGGCTCGCGATCGAAATCGGCTATCCGGACGAGGCGCGCGTGCGGCGCTGGATAGAACAGGCCGGTTACACGCTCGTCGACAGCGCGTACGGCATGACGGTGCGGCTCGTGATCAAGCTCCCCGAAACCGCCGCCGCCGCGGCCAAAACGGCGTTGTTCGACCTGACGCAGGGCCGTTCGGGCTTCCCGGCGCTGTGA
- the pcaQ gene encoding pca operon transcription factor PcaQ, which yields MNNRIADGRVKFRHLQCFLAVAQLGGVQKAAESLSITQPAVSKTIAELEAILGVKLFERGRHGAQPTREAQLFIPHANACVLALRQGVGLLAREGGAAAATLEIGMLPTVAASLAPALMKALAARWPRVVVRIATAANAELLERLKAGAIECAIGRLSEPERMIGLAFEQLYNEPLVAVVRAGHPLLASAAPAAELARYPVVLPPFGTLIRQSAEQVLGACGAPPLDSFIEVLSVSVARALALENDAVWFVPLYAAEYDLAAGTLARLPLPSAGADEPVGLVLRTDAQPSPVARTLIDALREIARTRLRDVQASRAPRAARKPGRRER from the coding sequence ATGAATAACCGTATCGCGGACGGCCGCGTCAAATTCCGGCACCTGCAGTGTTTTCTCGCGGTCGCGCAACTGGGCGGCGTGCAGAAGGCGGCCGAAAGTCTGTCGATCACGCAGCCGGCCGTGTCGAAGACGATCGCCGAACTGGAGGCGATCCTCGGCGTGAAGCTGTTCGAGCGTGGGCGGCACGGCGCGCAACCGACCCGCGAAGCGCAACTGTTCATCCCGCATGCGAACGCGTGCGTGCTCGCGCTGCGGCAGGGCGTCGGGCTGCTCGCGCGCGAGGGCGGGGCTGCTGCGGCGACGCTCGAAATCGGCATGCTGCCGACGGTTGCCGCATCGCTCGCGCCCGCGTTGATGAAGGCGTTGGCCGCGCGCTGGCCGCGCGTCGTCGTGCGGATCGCGACGGCCGCGAATGCCGAGCTGCTGGAGCGGTTGAAGGCGGGGGCGATCGAATGCGCGATCGGGCGTCTGTCGGAGCCCGAGCGGATGATCGGGCTCGCCTTCGAGCAGTTGTACAACGAGCCGCTGGTCGCGGTCGTGCGCGCCGGCCATCCGCTGCTCGCCAGCGCCGCGCCGGCCGCCGAACTGGCGCGCTATCCGGTCGTGCTGCCGCCGTTCGGCACGCTGATCCGCCAGTCGGCCGAGCAGGTGCTCGGCGCATGCGGCGCGCCGCCGCTCGATTCGTTCATCGAGGTGTTGTCGGTGTCGGTCGCGCGCGCGCTTGCGCTCGAGAACGACGCGGTGTGGTTCGTGCCGCTCTACGCGGCCGAATATGATCTCGCGGCCGGTACGCTCGCGCGCTTGCCGTTGCCGTCGGCCGGTGCCGACGAACCGGTCGGGCTCGTGCTGCGCACCGATGCTCAGCCGTCGCCCGTGGCCCGGACGCTGATCGACGCGCTGCGCGAGATCGCTCGCACACGGTTGCGCGACGTGCAGGCGAGCCGCGCGCCGCGCGCTGCACGCAAGCCGGGGCGCCGCGAGCGCTGA
- the ppk2 gene encoding polyphosphate kinase 2, protein MGDNDNRTETDDFTAPEAREDRRRRLEEDLVDAYDEELEMELDDRRFDNADDLLFSPERREVRKQYFRELFRLQGELVKLQDWVVSTGHRLVVIFEGRDAAGKGGVIKRITQRLNPRVCRVAALPAPNNRERTQWYFQRYVAHLPAGGEIVLFDRSWYNRAGVERVMNFCTDDEYEEFFRSVPEFEKMLVRSGIQIVKYWFSITDPEQELRFQSRIEDPLKQWKLSPMDLESRRRWEAYTAAKEEMLQRSHIPDAPWWVVQAVDKKRARLNCIHHLLTQVPYHEVPRPTIDLPQREHHEDYIRRQVPDSMIVPEVY, encoded by the coding sequence ATGGGCGACAACGACAACCGCACCGAGACCGACGACTTCACCGCTCCGGAAGCGCGCGAGGACCGCCGCCGCCGTCTGGAGGAAGACCTCGTCGACGCGTACGACGAAGAGCTCGAAATGGAGCTCGACGATCGCCGCTTCGACAATGCCGACGATCTGCTGTTTTCGCCGGAGCGGCGCGAAGTACGCAAGCAGTATTTCCGCGAGCTGTTCCGGCTGCAGGGTGAGCTCGTCAAGCTGCAGGACTGGGTCGTCAGCACCGGGCACCGGCTCGTCGTGATCTTCGAGGGGCGCGACGCGGCCGGCAAGGGCGGCGTGATCAAGCGCATCACGCAGCGGCTGAATCCGCGCGTATGCCGCGTCGCCGCGCTGCCGGCGCCGAACAACCGCGAGCGCACGCAATGGTATTTCCAGCGCTACGTCGCGCATCTGCCGGCCGGCGGCGAGATCGTGCTGTTCGATCGCAGCTGGTACAACCGCGCGGGCGTCGAGCGTGTGATGAACTTCTGTACCGACGACGAATACGAGGAGTTCTTCCGCTCGGTGCCCGAGTTCGAGAAGATGCTCGTGCGCAGCGGGATTCAGATCGTCAAGTACTGGTTCTCGATCACCGACCCCGAGCAGGAGCTGCGCTTCCAGAGCCGCATCGAGGATCCGCTGAAGCAGTGGAAGCTGAGCCCGATGGATCTCGAGAGCCGTCGCCGCTGGGAAGCCTACACGGCCGCGAAAGAGGAGATGCTGCAGCGTTCGCACATCCCGGACGCGCCGTGGTGGGTCGTGCAGGCCGTCGACAAGAAGCGCGCGCGGCTGAACTGCATCCACCATCTGCTGACCCAGGTGCCGTATCACGAGGTGCCGCGCCCGACGATCGATCTGCCGCAGCGCGAGCATCACGAGGATTACATCCGTCGTCAGGTGCCGGACAGCATGATCGTCCCCGAGGTGTATTGA